Proteins found in one Alteromonas macleodii genomic segment:
- the rne gene encoding ribonuclease E, which translates to MKRMLINATQQEELRVALVDGQRLYDLDIESPGHEQKKANIYKGKITRVEPSLEAAFVDYGAERHGFLPLKEIARTYFPKGYKFEGRPNIKDVIKEGQEVIIQIDKEERGQKGAALTTFLSLAGSYLVLMPNNPRAGGISRRIEGDERTELKESLSKLDLPEGMGLIVRTAGVGKSFEELEWDLKVLLKHWEAISEVAEEREAPFLIHQESNVIVRAIRDYLRRDIGEILIDKTSIYEQALQHIQLVRPDFANRVKLYRGEVPLFSHYQIESQIESAFQREVRLPSGGSIVIDPTEALTSIDINSARATKGGDIEETALNTNLEAADEIARQLRLRDLGGLVVIDFIDMTPVRHQREVENRMKDAVRSDRARVQLGRISRFGLLEMSRQRLRPSLGESAHHVCPRCSGHGTIRGTESLALSILRILEEESIKENTGQIEAQLPVPVATYLLNEKRKSIQLLEKRHGVDLLLIPNANLDTPHYQVLRRRPDDVVSDSSYNVELMPAVEAETETTTTAPVKREEPALKGLVAPTAAPVVAPKEEPAKKADDVPSLFARFGKWISDLFGSESEEETNKDKKAKSGNQNRNNRTRNNDDRRRKPRNKNNRRGSQSRGRDQDKDQNRDGEQKDNRKARGEQRRDQNQDQRKDQRQDQDEKRNNKGRKPRKAQQPRDEQQKPKHEKQDGEQQENQAQKKREVAERRKRRDKRRSVRVKKDDTAVNTAEQNDAQTAPAPKEAQVQQKPKADAKPKSSKVEKTQAPAEKNVESKQDANKPAPQAEQQVAEKPVDAKPVVAQSEATKSDSQTSVANEAVEATTDASSEANSEEQGQKREGRGRSRRSPRHVRAAGQRRKKEAQQVDDADTQAKQPGELSPQAPEAEVEATAKADAPVVEETQAQEPGQLAPADEQPVSNQGKQEKAKLDVEAVQDELQFDAEPSASDKASADDKASASDKASADNKASADDKASAGKEPSEDKPSTTEETSAEENATTEAEQLKEAQSAEQANVSEDTTSAADTESTDETADTETSSAASEAKGEAASPEQVEINLADAPSKPEAPAQEAKSADTTAKEQRTVKAAPALNSLAASGKGKRGASHPMALPAQVNDTFVDVVLTAKADDARPALAVSGKTAAMSYANSRASATTTLPRAVSDVAEAPAAAE; encoded by the coding sequence ATGAAAAGAATGTTAATTAATGCAACTCAGCAAGAAGAGTTGCGCGTTGCCCTTGTTGATGGGCAACGGTTGTACGATTTAGATATTGAAAGCCCAGGGCACGAGCAGAAAAAAGCGAACATCTACAAGGGTAAAATTACCCGCGTTGAACCAAGCTTAGAAGCTGCTTTTGTCGACTACGGCGCAGAGCGTCACGGTTTCCTCCCTCTAAAAGAAATTGCCCGCACTTATTTCCCTAAAGGTTACAAATTCGAAGGCCGTCCAAACATCAAAGATGTGATTAAGGAAGGCCAAGAAGTTATTATTCAAATCGACAAAGAAGAGCGCGGCCAAAAAGGCGCGGCTTTAACTACATTCCTATCGCTTGCGGGTAGCTATTTGGTGCTTATGCCGAATAATCCACGCGCTGGCGGCATCTCTCGTCGTATTGAAGGCGACGAGCGTACTGAGCTTAAAGAATCACTAAGTAAATTAGACCTTCCTGAAGGTATGGGCCTAATTGTGCGTACTGCCGGTGTAGGTAAGTCGTTCGAAGAATTAGAGTGGGATTTAAAAGTTCTGCTTAAACACTGGGAAGCGATTTCAGAGGTAGCTGAAGAGCGCGAAGCTCCTTTCTTAATTCACCAAGAAAGTAACGTTATTGTGCGCGCTATTCGTGACTATCTACGTCGCGATATCGGCGAAATCCTTATCGATAAAACCAGCATTTATGAGCAAGCGCTACAGCACATTCAGCTAGTGCGCCCTGACTTTGCAAATCGTGTAAAGCTTTATCGTGGTGAAGTACCATTATTCAGCCACTATCAAATCGAAAGCCAAATTGAGTCTGCGTTCCAACGCGAAGTGCGTTTACCATCTGGCGGCTCAATTGTTATCGACCCTACTGAAGCACTAACATCTATTGATATCAACTCTGCCCGCGCAACTAAGGGCGGTGATATTGAAGAGACTGCGCTTAATACTAACTTAGAAGCGGCAGACGAAATTGCTCGTCAGTTGCGTCTTCGCGATTTAGGTGGTTTGGTAGTTATTGACTTCATCGACATGACACCAGTACGTCACCAACGTGAAGTTGAAAACCGCATGAAAGACGCGGTAAGAAGCGACAGAGCCCGTGTACAACTGGGCCGCATTTCTCGCTTTGGTCTTCTTGAAATGTCCCGTCAGCGTTTACGCCCTTCACTAGGTGAATCAGCGCACCATGTGTGTCCACGCTGCTCTGGTCACGGCACTATTCGCGGAACCGAATCTTTAGCATTGTCTATTCTTCGTATTTTGGAAGAAGAAAGCATCAAAGAAAATACAGGGCAAATTGAAGCACAGTTGCCTGTTCCAGTTGCGACCTATTTACTTAACGAAAAGCGTAAGTCAATTCAGCTTCTTGAAAAGCGTCACGGCGTAGATTTATTGCTTATTCCTAATGCAAACTTGGATACACCTCATTACCAGGTGTTGCGTAGACGTCCGGATGACGTTGTGTCTGACTCAAGCTACAACGTAGAGTTAATGCCTGCAGTAGAAGCTGAAACAGAAACGACGACTACGGCACCAGTTAAACGCGAAGAACCAGCGCTTAAAGGCCTTGTTGCGCCAACGGCTGCACCTGTTGTGGCGCCGAAAGAAGAGCCAGCGAAGAAAGCTGACGATGTGCCTTCGTTGTTCGCACGTTTCGGCAAATGGATTAGTGACTTATTTGGTAGCGAAAGCGAAGAAGAAACCAATAAAGACAAGAAAGCAAAGTCTGGTAACCAAAATAGAAACAACCGCACTCGCAATAACGACGACCGTCGTCGCAAGCCGCGTAATAAAAACAACCGTCGTGGCAGCCAGTCTAGAGGCCGAGACCAAGATAAAGATCAAAACCGTGATGGCGAGCAGAAAGATAATCGCAAAGCTCGCGGCGAGCAGCGAAGAGATCAGAATCAAGACCAGAGGAAAGATCAACGTCAGGACCAAGACGAAAAACGCAATAACAAAGGCCGTAAGCCGCGTAAAGCGCAACAGCCTCGCGATGAACAGCAAAAGCCTAAGCACGAGAAGCAAGATGGCGAACAGCAAGAAAACCAAGCGCAGAAGAAGCGTGAAGTGGCTGAACGTAGAAAACGTCGTGACAAGCGCCGTAGCGTTCGTGTGAAAAAAGATGACACTGCCGTAAATACTGCAGAACAAAATGACGCTCAAACAGCCCCTGCGCCGAAAGAAGCACAGGTACAGCAGAAGCCAAAAGCTGATGCAAAACCTAAGTCATCTAAAGTAGAAAAAACGCAGGCGCCAGCTGAAAAAAATGTTGAGTCAAAGCAGGACGCTAACAAACCAGCGCCGCAAGCAGAACAACAAGTAGCTGAAAAGCCTGTAGACGCTAAACCAGTAGTGGCTCAATCGGAGGCGACTAAGAGTGATAGTCAAACTTCTGTAGCTAATGAAGCTGTTGAAGCGACTACTGATGCGAGCAGTGAAGCCAATAGTGAAGAACAAGGTCAAAAACGTGAAGGTCGTGGTCGTTCGCGCCGTTCACCTCGCCATGTTCGTGCTGCAGGTCAACGTCGTAAGAAAGAAGCGCAGCAAGTTGACGATGCAGACACTCAAGCTAAGCAACCTGGCGAGCTTTCACCGCAAGCTCCAGAGGCTGAAGTTGAAGCGACAGCTAAAGCTGACGCCCCTGTTGTTGAAGAAACGCAAGCACAGGAGCCTGGTCAACTAGCGCCAGCTGACGAACAGCCTGTTTCTAACCAAGGCAAGCAAGAAAAAGCCAAGCTTGATGTTGAAGCCGTTCAGGACGAACTTCAGTTTGATGCGGAGCCTTCAGCGAGTGATAAAGCTTCAGCGGATGATAAAGCTTCAGCGAGTGATAAAGCTTCAGCTGATAATAAAGCTTCAGCGGATGATAAAGCTTCAGCGGGTAAAGAGCCTTCAGAAGATAAACCTTCTACTACTGAAGAAACTTCAGCAGAAGAAAACGCTACCACTGAAGCCGAGCAGCTCAAAGAAGCTCAAAGCGCTGAGCAGGCAAACGTATCTGAAGACACCACGTCTGCAGCAGACACAGAATCTACAGATGAGACTGCTGATACTGAGACTTCAAGCGCAGCGTCAGAAGCTAAAGGTGAAGCAGCATCTCCAGAACAAGTTGAAATTAACTTGGCAGATGCGCCATCAAAACCGGAAGCTCCAGCGCAAGAAGCAAAATCAGCTGATACGACGGCTAAAGAGCAACGTACTGTAAAGGCAGCACCAGCTTTAAATAGCCTAGCAGCTAGCGGTAAAGGTAAGCGTGGCGCATCTCATCCTATGGCATTGCCAGCGCAAGTGAACGACACGTTTGTTGATGTTGTGCTTACTGCAAAAGCTGACGATGCACGTCCTGCACTAGCAGTATCAGGTAAAACTGCGGCCATGTCGTACGCCAACTCGCGAGCATCAGCAACTACAACACTTCCTCGAGCAGTAAGCGACGTTGCTGAAGCGCCAGCAGCGGCTGAATAA
- the rluC gene encoding 23S rRNA pseudouridine(955/2504/2580) synthase RluC produces MKEEAPKKVRFVTVEADLAGQRIDNFLRTQLKGVPKSMIYRILRKGEVRVNKGRVKPEYKLQANDLVRIPPVRVSEGAPAPSPKLDKIAALESHILFEDDRILVINKPSGMAVHGGSGLSFGLIEGLRALRPDAKFMELVHRLDRDTSGCILIAKKRSALRHMHEQLRTGKMDKRYNALVAGEWPKTRFKVKAPLRKNVLQSGERMVSVSDDGKPSETRYRILEEYAGATLVEASPITGRTHQIRVHCLHAGHPIACDPKYGDADFDAAMRQKGLNRLFLHARSISLLHPATEERVTFTAPLDDTLSNTLKAL; encoded by the coding sequence ATGAAAGAAGAAGCCCCCAAAAAAGTACGTTTTGTAACGGTTGAAGCCGATTTGGCTGGTCAACGTATCGATAACTTTTTGCGTACGCAGTTAAAAGGCGTGCCTAAAAGTATGATCTATCGCATTTTACGTAAAGGTGAAGTGCGAGTTAACAAAGGTCGTGTTAAGCCAGAATACAAACTACAAGCTAACGATTTAGTCAGAATTCCTCCTGTTCGTGTATCGGAAGGTGCACCGGCACCATCACCTAAACTCGATAAAATTGCAGCGCTTGAGTCGCACATTCTTTTCGAAGACGATCGCATACTTGTTATAAACAAGCCTTCTGGAATGGCAGTTCATGGTGGCAGTGGTTTAAGTTTTGGTTTGATTGAGGGCTTAAGAGCCTTGCGCCCCGATGCCAAGTTTATGGAATTAGTACATAGGCTTGATCGCGATACCTCTGGCTGTATTTTAATCGCTAAGAAGCGTTCTGCCCTTCGACACATGCACGAGCAACTTCGTACGGGTAAAATGGACAAGCGTTATAATGCGCTGGTTGCAGGTGAATGGCCTAAAACTCGATTTAAAGTAAAAGCACCACTTCGTAAGAATGTACTCCAATCGGGCGAGCGCATGGTAAGTGTAAGTGACGATGGTAAACCGTCAGAAACGCGTTATCGCATATTAGAAGAATACGCCGGGGCTACGTTAGTTGAGGCGTCGCCTATTACGGGTAGAACCCACCAAATTCGCGTTCACTGTTTGCATGCTGGTCACCCTATTGCTTGTGACCCAAAATACGGTGATGCAGATTTTGACGCGGCAATGCGCCAAAAAGGGCTGAATAGACTATTCCTTCACGCTCGCAGTATTTCACTGCTGCACCCAGCGACTGAAGAGCGCGTTACTTTTACCGCGCCGTTAGACGACACCCTCTCAAATACACTTAAAGCGCTGTAA
- a CDS encoding HAD-IA family hydrolase, whose amino-acid sequence MHSKNQAVETQPFTSLDEKLPKYKLIIFDWDGTLMDSAAKIVSCMQLAAKQCDMPVPTYDEVGHIIGISLKPAIKQLFNIEDDELAERLVAAYKEAFVTRDTTPCPLFNGVEQLLSNLKEAGCTLAVATGKARRGLDRAWAQTGTGPFFSASRTADEAESKPSPDMLLQLLDELGYEIKDAVMIGDTTYDMQMAKTIGMDRIGVSYGVHAQVHLEAFSPVALVHSISELEAALLK is encoded by the coding sequence ATGCATTCAAAGAACCAGGCTGTGGAAACACAGCCTTTCACTTCGTTAGATGAAAAACTACCTAAGTACAAACTTATTATCTTTGATTGGGATGGCACGCTCATGGATTCGGCGGCAAAAATTGTTAGCTGCATGCAGCTAGCCGCAAAGCAGTGTGATATGCCTGTTCCTACGTACGACGAAGTAGGCCACATTATTGGTATAAGTTTAAAGCCAGCCATTAAACAGCTTTTTAATATTGAAGATGATGAGTTAGCCGAGCGTTTAGTCGCCGCCTATAAAGAGGCGTTTGTTACCCGTGATACAACGCCGTGTCCTTTGTTTAATGGCGTTGAACAGTTACTTAGCAATTTGAAAGAAGCGGGATGCACCTTAGCCGTTGCGACAGGTAAAGCGCGCCGAGGTCTTGATAGAGCGTGGGCACAAACAGGAACGGGACCTTTCTTTAGTGCGTCGCGCACCGCCGACGAGGCAGAATCAAAGCCTTCGCCCGACATGCTGCTACAGTTACTTGATGAACTGGGCTATGAAATAAAAGATGCCGTGATGATTGGCGACACAACCTACGACATGCAAATGGCGAAAACGATTGGTATGGATAGAATAGGGGTGTCATATGGTGTTCATGCGCAGGTTCATTTAGAAGCATTTTCACCTGTGGCACTCGTACACTCTATAAGTGAACTAGAAGCAGCGCTACTTAAATAG
- a CDS encoding Maf family protein: MASLVLASSSQYRKMLLANIGIQVDTHAPDIDETPFANESPTALSLRLAEQKAHKVAAELERVNSDTIIIGSDQVALVQTDAGPQLLGKPGTVENAVNQLLACQGKQVSFYTALCLHQPSANKTITQVDETRVFFRHNSEAAIRAYVDKEQPLDCAGSFKSEGLGVLLFDKIESRDPNSLIGLPIMLLNELLGAHFDVDLLAMAAQ, from the coding sequence GTGGCCTCCCTTGTTCTCGCCTCATCATCCCAATACCGAAAAATGTTACTTGCCAACATTGGTATTCAGGTAGACACCCACGCACCAGATATTGACGAAACGCCCTTTGCAAACGAAAGTCCTACGGCATTGAGTTTACGTTTGGCCGAACAAAAGGCGCACAAGGTTGCCGCTGAATTAGAAAGAGTAAATAGCGACACCATTATTATTGGTAGCGATCAAGTGGCTTTGGTACAAACCGATGCGGGCCCGCAGCTACTCGGCAAACCAGGTACGGTCGAAAATGCAGTAAACCAGCTACTGGCATGCCAAGGTAAGCAAGTGTCATTTTATACTGCACTTTGCCTTCATCAGCCTAGCGCCAATAAAACGATAACGCAGGTTGATGAAACACGCGTTTTCTTTCGCCACAACAGTGAAGCTGCCATTCGCGCCTATGTAGATAAAGAGCAACCACTTGATTGCGCCGGCAGTTTTAAAAGCGAAGGTTTAGGCGTACTACTGTTCGATAAAATAGAGAGCCGTGACCCTAACAGTTTAATAGGTCTTCCTATAATGCTGTTAAATGAATTACTAGGCGCACACTTCGATGTGGATTTATTAGCAATGGCTGCACAGTAA
- the yceD gene encoding 23S rRNA accumulation protein YceD, translating into MQKVKLPHSVEPTKSAMKRSDYRGVIASKDMERLSEAVVRCSDYVDAEVQFEKDAQGLTVFHGHLATQVTLICQRCNGELDYPVEAEFCFTPVQGEEQESDDIIPEAYEPVEVNDHGEVNLLQIFEDELLLSLPIVPLHAESECTVKQDDMSFGKIEPEQERQNPFAVLKELKRDQE; encoded by the coding sequence ATGCAGAAAGTGAAACTCCCTCATTCGGTTGAACCGACTAAAAGTGCCATGAAACGTTCCGATTACCGGGGCGTGATTGCGTCTAAAGATATGGAACGATTGAGTGAAGCAGTTGTCCGATGCAGTGACTATGTGGACGCAGAAGTGCAGTTCGAAAAAGACGCGCAGGGTCTTACTGTTTTTCACGGTCATTTAGCCACGCAGGTAACACTTATCTGTCAAAGGTGTAATGGTGAACTCGATTATCCCGTGGAAGCGGAATTCTGTTTTACTCCAGTGCAGGGAGAAGAACAGGAAAGCGATGACATCATTCCCGAGGCTTACGAACCGGTAGAGGTCAACGACCACGGAGAAGTTAATCTGCTTCAAATTTTTGAAGACGAGCTACTGTTATCTTTGCCAATTGTACCCCTTCATGCAGAGTCGGAGTGTACAGTGAAGCAAGACGATATGTCGTTTGGAAAGATTGAACCGGAACAAGAGCGACAAAACCCTTTCGCGGTTTTGAAAGAACTTAAGCGAGACCAGGAGTAA
- the rpmF gene encoding 50S ribosomal protein L32 — MAVQQNRKTRSKRGMRRSHDALTGATLSVDSTSGETHRRHHVTADGYYKGKKVIGA; from the coding sequence ATGGCAGTACAACAAAATCGTAAAACGCGTTCTAAGCGCGGTATGCGTCGCTCACACGATGCATTGACAGGCGCGACTTTGTCTGTCGATTCAACGTCGGGCGAAACTCACCGTCGTCACCACGTGACCGCTGACGGTTATTACAAAGGCAAGAAAGTAATCGGCGCGTAA
- the plsX gene encoding phosphate acyltransferase PlsX — protein sequence MSKLTIALDIMGGDHGPPVILPAAVKAIQLHPDVHFTLCGDEDTIKAGIQPLTNTERNRVTIVHCSQVVEMGEAPTSALRNKKDSSMRRVIELVESGEANACVSAGNTGALLTLSFYLLKTLSGIDRPALINMMPTTGHHNVFLLDLGANVNCTPEILFQYGVMGSVLAQEVAGIASPRVALLNVGEEDIKGNAQVKSADQLFKDAPGINYIGYVEGDDIFTDHADVVVTDGFTGNVALKSSEGLAKLVINEVKRQSQKNFYTRLLAKIAFPLLKSIYNSVNPDQYNGASLIGLRGIVIKSHGNAQKDAFYYAIVQAMKEAKMHLPEKIKTKIETVLLEQL from the coding sequence TTGTCTAAACTAACCATCGCGTTAGATATCATGGGGGGCGATCATGGTCCCCCTGTTATCCTTCCCGCAGCCGTAAAGGCTATTCAACTTCACCCAGACGTGCACTTCACGCTATGCGGTGATGAAGATACCATCAAAGCAGGTATACAGCCCCTTACCAACACTGAACGCAACCGCGTTACTATTGTGCATTGCTCACAAGTGGTTGAGATGGGCGAAGCGCCAACGTCAGCGCTACGAAACAAAAAAGATTCTTCTATGCGTCGCGTTATTGAACTTGTCGAAAGTGGTGAGGCAAACGCGTGCGTAAGCGCAGGTAATACCGGTGCACTGCTTACTTTATCTTTCTATTTGCTTAAAACCTTATCAGGCATTGATAGGCCCGCACTCATTAATATGATGCCTACAACAGGGCACCATAACGTATTTCTTTTAGATTTAGGCGCTAACGTGAACTGTACGCCTGAAATTCTTTTCCAATACGGTGTTATGGGGTCAGTGCTTGCACAAGAAGTCGCGGGTATAGCATCGCCACGGGTTGCCTTATTGAACGTGGGCGAAGAAGATATTAAAGGTAACGCGCAGGTAAAATCTGCCGACCAGCTTTTTAAAGACGCGCCAGGCATAAACTATATTGGTTATGTAGAAGGTGACGACATTTTCACCGATCATGCGGACGTAGTGGTTACAGACGGTTTTACCGGAAACGTGGCGCTTAAATCGAGCGAAGGGCTGGCTAAGTTAGTGATAAACGAAGTAAAACGCCAGTCTCAGAAAAACTTTTATACCCGATTATTAGCAAAAATTGCCTTCCCATTACTGAAATCTATCTATAACAGCGTGAACCCCGACCAGTATAACGGTGCGAGTCTGATAGGATTGCGCGGCATTGTTATCAAGAGTCATGGAAATGCACAAAAAGATGCCTTTTATTACGCCATCGTGCAAGCAATGAAAGAAGCAAAGATGCATTTGCCTGAAAAGATAAAGACTAAGATAGAAACGGTATTGTTGGAGCAGCTTTGA
- a CDS encoding beta-ketoacyl-ACP synthase III: MSKYSRFIGTGSYYPSDVRTNADLEQMVDTSDEWITDRTGIKERRIIGADETAATMGAEASKKAIEMAGIDPKSIDMIVCATTSGRYALPSTACEIQRILDLDGIPAFDVAAACAGYCYALSVADQYIKSGMAKRILVIGTDCLSRLIDPEDRTMVILFGDAAGATIIEASDEPGILSTHIHAAGSYGDLLYVGNPTRGDEQSVHENWGVMRGNEVFKVAVTKLSEVVEQTLAANGMQKSDLDWLVPHQANFRIIKATAKKLNMSLDQVVLTLEQYGNTSAATVPTALDTAIRDGRIQRGQHLLLEAFGGGFAWASALVRY; this comes from the coding sequence TTGAGCAAATATTCACGCTTTATAGGAACAGGTAGCTATTATCCCAGCGACGTGCGTACTAACGCAGATTTAGAGCAAATGGTGGACACCAGTGATGAATGGATCACTGACCGTACCGGGATAAAAGAGCGACGTATTATTGGAGCAGATGAAACCGCTGCTACCATGGGGGCAGAAGCCAGTAAAAAAGCCATAGAAATGGCGGGCATTGACCCGAAATCTATCGACATGATTGTGTGCGCTACCACGAGTGGTCGCTATGCGCTTCCAAGCACAGCATGTGAAATTCAACGCATTCTTGATTTAGACGGCATTCCGGCATTTGACGTGGCTGCTGCGTGCGCAGGCTATTGTTATGCGTTAAGTGTAGCCGATCAGTATATTAAATCGGGAATGGCCAAACGCATTCTTGTAATCGGAACCGACTGCCTAAGCCGTCTAATAGACCCAGAAGACAGAACCATGGTCATTCTGTTTGGTGATGCGGCAGGCGCGACCATTATAGAAGCCAGTGATGAACCTGGTATTTTATCTACACATATTCATGCCGCAGGTTCATACGGCGACTTGTTGTACGTGGGTAATCCAACCCGTGGTGATGAGCAGTCAGTTCATGAAAACTGGGGTGTGATGCGCGGTAACGAAGTCTTTAAAGTTGCGGTAACCAAGCTTTCAGAAGTGGTTGAACAAACCCTTGCTGCGAACGGTATGCAAAAATCTGATCTTGACTGGTTAGTACCTCACCAAGCAAACTTTAGAATTATTAAAGCGACAGCTAAAAAGCTAAATATGTCTCTTGACCAAGTTGTGCTTACGTTAGAGCAGTATGGTAATACTTCTGCTGCTACCGTTCCCACAGCGCTTGATACAGCTATCAGAGACGGCCGCATTCAACGCGGACAGCATTTATTACTAGAAGCATTCGGAGGCGGATTTGCATGGGCGTCAGCGCTTGTACGCTATTAG
- the fabD gene encoding ACP S-malonyltransferase: protein MTKTACVFPGQGSQSVGMLKELAETSPIIEATFKEASDALGYDLWDLVQNDADGKLNETHITQPALLAASVAIWRVIREQGIDVDYLAGHSLGEYSALVCGGAMDFADAIKLVEARGKYMQEAVPAGAGAMYAIIGLDDASIADICQQTAIATGDVVAPVNFNSPGQVVIAGEKNAAEQAANACKEAGAKRALPLAVSVPSHCELMRPAADKLEDALSSLNVNEPAINIVNNVDVTIETQGDAIKNALVRQLYCPVQWTRTVEYLAAAGVERVIEVGPGKVLTGLNKRIDKSLTSLAVNTPDGVEALKQ, encoded by the coding sequence ATGACAAAGACAGCCTGTGTATTTCCAGGACAAGGTTCTCAAAGTGTGGGCATGCTGAAGGAACTTGCTGAGACTTCTCCGATTATCGAAGCAACGTTCAAAGAAGCCTCTGACGCACTTGGATACGACCTGTGGGATTTAGTCCAAAACGATGCAGACGGTAAGCTTAACGAAACCCATATCACTCAGCCTGCGTTGCTTGCAGCGAGTGTTGCAATTTGGCGTGTAATACGCGAGCAGGGGATAGACGTAGATTACTTAGCAGGTCACAGCCTTGGTGAGTACTCAGCATTAGTGTGTGGCGGCGCTATGGACTTTGCTGATGCTATCAAGCTTGTAGAAGCTCGTGGTAAATATATGCAAGAGGCTGTACCGGCCGGTGCGGGTGCTATGTATGCCATTATCGGGTTAGACGACGCGTCCATTGCTGATATCTGCCAGCAAACTGCTATTGCTACGGGCGATGTGGTTGCGCCGGTAAACTTTAACTCTCCAGGCCAAGTCGTTATTGCTGGCGAAAAGAACGCAGCTGAACAAGCGGCTAATGCATGTAAAGAAGCGGGCGCTAAGCGCGCACTTCCTCTTGCTGTAAGTGTGCCTTCACACTGTGAGCTAATGCGCCCTGCGGCAGACAAATTAGAAGACGCGCTATCGTCATTGAACGTTAATGAGCCTGCAATCAATATTGTGAATAATGTTGATGTCACCATTGAAACCCAAGGTGATGCAATCAAAAACGCATTAGTAAGACAACTTTATTGCCCCGTTCAATGGACTCGTACTGTCGAATATCTAGCGGCAGCGGGTGTTGAGCGTGTTATTGAAGTAGGTCCTGGTAAAGTACTTACCGGATTGAACAAACGTATTGATAAGAGCCTTACGTCTCTTGCAGTTAATACACCTGATGGTGTTGAAGCATTAAAACAATAA
- the fabG gene encoding 3-oxoacyl-ACP reductase FabG, whose amino-acid sequence MSQLDGKIALVTGASRGIGKAIATQLAQQGATVIGTATSENGAQTISDYLSEFGGKGFALNVTDKESVDTTLKAINEAFGSIDILVNNAGITRDNLLMRMKDDEWQDIIDTNLTSIFTMSKAVLRGMMKKRCGRIVNIGSVVGSAGNAGQANYAAAKAGVIGFSKSMAREVASRGITINVVAPGFIDTDMTKALTDDQKEAIFKDIPANRLGAPDEIAATVAFLVSDGAAYITGETIHVNGGMYMG is encoded by the coding sequence ATGAGTCAATTAGACGGTAAAATTGCGCTTGTTACCGGCGCAAGCCGAGGTATAGGTAAAGCGATTGCCACACAACTTGCACAACAAGGTGCTACGGTTATCGGTACTGCAACCAGTGAAAACGGTGCGCAAACAATCAGCGACTATCTTTCTGAGTTTGGCGGCAAGGGCTTTGCGCTAAATGTCACCGACAAAGAAAGCGTTGATACAACATTAAAAGCAATTAACGAAGCTTTTGGTAGCATTGATATCTTGGTCAATAATGCAGGTATCACACGTGATAATCTGCTAATGCGCATGAAAGATGATGAGTGGCAAGATATTATCGACACTAACTTAACCTCTATTTTTACAATGTCAAAAGCGGTACTTCGCGGTATGATGAAGAAGCGTTGTGGTCGCATTGTAAATATCGGTTCTGTAGTGGGTAGTGCGGGCAACGCTGGCCAAGCAAACTATGCTGCAGCGAAAGCAGGGGTTATTGGTTTTTCTAAATCGATGGCTCGTGAAGTAGCTTCTCGTGGTATTACAATCAACGTTGTGGCACCTGGTTTTATCGATACCGATATGACAAAAGCACTGACCGATGACCAAAAAGAAGCCATTTTCAAAGACATTCCGGCGAACCGCTTAGGTGCGCCTGATGAAATTGCAGCCACTGTTGCCTTTTTAGTGAGCGATGGTGCAGCCTATATTACAGGCGAAACCATCCACGTAAATGGTGGTATGTATATGGGGTAA
- the acpP gene encoding acyl carrier protein: MSNIEERVKKIIVEQLGVKEEEVKAEASFVDDLGADSLDTVELVMALEEEFDTEIPDEEAEKITTVQSAIDYINANKDA, translated from the coding sequence ATGAGTAACATTGAAGAACGCGTTAAGAAAATCATTGTTGAACAACTTGGCGTGAAAGAAGAAGAAGTAAAAGCAGAAGCTTCATTCGTTGACGATTTAGGCGCTGATTCACTTGACACTGTTGAGCTAGTGATGGCTTTGGAAGAAGAATTCGACACTGAAATTCCTGACGAAGAAGCAGAAAAAATTACTACTGTTCAGTCTGCAATTGACTACATCAACGCTAACAAAGACGCTTAA